One genomic window of Candidatus Nitrospira inopinata includes the following:
- a CDS encoding isocitrate lyase/phosphoenolpyruvate mutase family protein → MMAPMTNAAKLRAALKRPGALKIVGAHDALSARLIERAGFDGIWVGGFAVSASLKCIPDASFIDSSEQLAIERNIVEAVGIPVIADCDTGYGNALNVMRTVNDRERAGVAGICIEDNVYPKRCSFYAGVRRELIPIEEHCSKIKAAKAAQMFPDFVVIARTEALIAGWGQAEALKRAEAYAEAGADAVLIHSKSKKFDELRAVYRAWSGRVPLVVVPTIFDQTTAAEMEEAGAKIIIYANQPVRAAIRAMRDALRLIKQDTRPGAANDIIVPLQEVYDIVGVPQMERDEREFLPVGGEKITAIIAAAGFEKQLLPLIEDKPKCLLDIKGKTILDRQVAALNECNIKDIALVRGYKKEAIALPNIRYYDNDRYETTGELFSLFCAENELRGRIIVLYGDIIFDTAILEKLLKSPADISIVVDLAWFDQHQRHAQAAHPNPDLVSLAEPPGKSYLSRFIMSEGEHRVVKIGRHVPSEEAHGEFIGMAMFSEKGTQALRDCYRSAQESARSIGFHEAADLTTASFTDMIQELIDRGHRVEAVPIFKGWTEVDSFEEYQKAWAKIR, encoded by the coding sequence ATGATGGCGCCCATGACCAATGCCGCCAAGCTCCGAGCCGCCCTCAAACGACCCGGCGCCCTGAAAATCGTCGGCGCCCACGACGCGCTGAGCGCCCGCCTTATCGAACGCGCGGGTTTCGACGGCATTTGGGTCGGCGGGTTCGCCGTGTCGGCCTCGCTGAAGTGCATTCCGGACGCCAGCTTCATCGATTCGAGCGAGCAGCTCGCCATCGAGCGCAACATCGTCGAGGCGGTCGGCATCCCCGTCATCGCCGATTGCGACACCGGCTATGGAAACGCGCTGAACGTCATGCGGACCGTCAACGACCGCGAACGGGCCGGCGTCGCCGGCATCTGCATCGAGGACAACGTCTACCCTAAACGATGCAGTTTCTACGCGGGCGTCCGCCGGGAGCTGATTCCCATCGAGGAGCATTGCAGCAAGATCAAGGCGGCGAAAGCGGCGCAGATGTTCCCCGACTTCGTGGTCATCGCGAGAACGGAAGCGTTGATCGCGGGGTGGGGACAGGCAGAGGCGCTGAAGCGGGCTGAGGCCTACGCCGAAGCGGGAGCCGACGCGGTGCTCATCCACTCGAAATCGAAAAAGTTCGACGAGCTGCGGGCCGTCTATCGCGCCTGGTCCGGCCGCGTGCCCCTGGTCGTCGTGCCCACGATCTTCGACCAGACCACGGCGGCGGAGATGGAGGAGGCGGGCGCCAAAATCATCATCTATGCCAACCAACCGGTGCGGGCGGCCATCCGCGCGATGCGGGACGCGCTCCGTCTCATCAAACAAGACACCCGCCCCGGAGCCGCCAACGACATCATCGTCCCGCTTCAGGAAGTGTACGATATCGTCGGCGTCCCGCAAATGGAACGGGATGAACGGGAATTCCTGCCCGTGGGCGGCGAAAAAATCACCGCCATCATCGCCGCCGCGGGGTTCGAAAAGCAGTTGCTGCCGCTGATCGAAGACAAGCCCAAGTGTTTGCTGGACATCAAAGGCAAGACGATCCTCGACCGCCAGGTGGCGGCGCTCAACGAATGCAACATCAAAGACATCGCGCTCGTGCGCGGGTACAAAAAAGAAGCCATCGCGTTACCCAATATCCGCTATTACGACAACGACCGGTACGAAACCACGGGCGAATTGTTCTCGCTGTTCTGCGCCGAAAACGAGCTGAGGGGGCGGATCATCGTCCTCTACGGCGACATCATCTTCGATACGGCCATTCTCGAGAAATTACTGAAGAGCCCCGCCGATATTTCCATCGTGGTGGACTTGGCCTGGTTCGACCAGCATCAGCGCCACGCTCAGGCCGCCCATCCGAATCCGGACCTCGTCTCCCTCGCCGAACCGCCGGGCAAGAGCTATCTCTCTCGGTTCATCATGTCCGAAGGGGAGCATCGCGTCGTCAAGATCGGTCGGCACGTGCCCTCGGAGGAGGCGCATGGAGAATTCATCGGCATGGCCATGTTCTCCGAGAAAGGGACGCAAGCGCTTCGCGACTGCTACCGGTCGGCGCAAGAGTCCGCCCGCTCCATCGGCTTCCACGAAGCCGCCGACCTGACCACGGCCTCGTTCACCGACATGATTCAAGAACTGATCGACCGCGGCCACCGGGTCGAGGCCGTTCCGATTTTCAAAGGGTGGACGGAAGTCGATTCGTTCGAGGAGTATCAGAAAGCCTGGGCCAAAATCCGATAG
- a CDS encoding PilZ domain-containing protein: MERARNGQTFRTRAREDSRHAERIAYTCPVSFTGEIPSQPHQGEGLTKDISVTGLKIVSTQPVTRGTLLTLSLALPDGHPPLRIYSAHVVWVSGVHFSVRFMHLSREHRKRILSFVLRNIGKEAMNDHWSRFKIA, translated from the coding sequence ATGGAACGAGCACGGAACGGACAAACGTTTAGAACGCGGGCGCGGGAAGACAGCCGCCACGCGGAACGGATCGCCTACACGTGCCCCGTTTCCTTTACGGGTGAGATTCCCTCCCAACCCCATCAGGGCGAAGGCCTGACCAAGGATATCTCCGTCACCGGGCTCAAAATCGTCAGCACCCAGCCGGTCACCCGCGGAACCCTTTTGACCCTCTCTCTCGCGCTCCCGGACGGACACCCTCCGCTTCGGATTTACTCCGCTCACGTCGTCTGGGTCTCCGGCGTCCATTTTTCCGTTCGCTTCATGCACCTGAGCCGAGAGCATCGCAAACGGATCCTTTCCTTTGTCCTGCGAAATATCGGCAAAGAGGCGATGAACGATCACTGGAGCCGCTTCAAGATCGCCTGA
- a CDS encoding efflux RND transporter periplasmic adaptor subunit, translating into MSRLLRHPIIALGVILLIAVVGLVVFRLGTDADPTQRKASRPVVGTMIPIKEDLDVYLSYTADVLPNQVVNVFSRVDGYIAKLHVDKGDFVKRHQLLIEIDHTDYRHAVDQAKANLAAASAKVSQQRAVLRNATLTLDRMKALIQDQFVSQQDLDTAQVNVDAAAAALESLQAQVKQMEVALAQAETNLAYSYIRAPFAGYIAERNLDEGAYVTGTTASTSTLSRGILSLHDIDTVRVLIDVVEKEVPLIRIGQKAELRTEAYPEEAFEGTVARVAQTLNRTTRAMPVEIDVVNADRRLKGGMFARVKVHVGTHQMAVQLPIDAVSRVEDAQYVFIVRDGLARRTAVETGARNGNWVEITDGLVGDEEVIVSGKDIVRDGAAVQTQPLKPLKGEG; encoded by the coding sequence ATGAGCCGCCTCCTCCGACATCCGATCATTGCGCTCGGCGTCATCCTCCTCATTGCCGTGGTCGGCCTGGTCGTCTTTCGTCTGGGGACCGACGCCGACCCCACTCAGCGGAAAGCCTCCCGCCCCGTGGTGGGCACGATGATCCCGATCAAAGAAGATCTTGACGTCTACCTTTCCTACACGGCCGACGTCCTGCCCAACCAGGTCGTCAACGTCTTTTCGCGCGTGGACGGATACATCGCCAAACTGCACGTGGACAAGGGTGATTTCGTGAAACGCCACCAACTGCTGATTGAAATCGACCACACCGACTATCGGCACGCCGTCGATCAAGCCAAAGCCAATCTCGCCGCCGCAAGCGCCAAAGTCTCGCAGCAACGCGCGGTGCTGCGCAACGCGACGCTCACGCTCGATCGCATGAAAGCCTTGATCCAGGACCAATTCGTCTCGCAACAGGACCTTGATACCGCACAAGTGAACGTTGACGCCGCGGCGGCGGCGCTGGAGTCCCTCCAAGCCCAGGTCAAGCAAATGGAAGTCGCCCTGGCCCAAGCGGAAACCAACTTGGCGTACTCGTACATCAGAGCCCCCTTCGCCGGCTATATCGCCGAGCGCAATCTCGACGAGGGCGCCTACGTGACCGGCACCACCGCCAGCACCTCGACCTTGTCTCGCGGCATCTTGAGTCTTCATGACATCGACACGGTGCGCGTCCTGATCGACGTGGTCGAAAAAGAAGTGCCGCTGATCAGGATCGGGCAAAAGGCCGAGCTGCGGACCGAGGCCTATCCGGAAGAGGCGTTCGAAGGAACGGTGGCGCGCGTCGCCCAGACCCTCAATCGAACCACCCGCGCCATGCCGGTGGAGATCGACGTGGTCAACGCGGATCGCCGGCTGAAGGGCGGCATGTTCGCGCGGGTCAAGGTCCACGTCGGCACCCATCAGATGGCCGTCCAACTTCCCATCGACGCGGTGAGCAGAGTGGAGGACGCGCAATACGTCTTCATCGTGCGAGACGGTCTGGCCCGTCGCACGGCCGTCGAGACCGGCGCCCGCAACGGAAACTGGGTCGAGATCACCGACGGCCTGGTCGGCGACGAAGAAGTCATCGTGTCCGGAAAGGACATCGTGCGCGACGGCGCCGCCGTGCAGACGCAGCCGTTGAAGCCGCTGAAAGGTGAAGGGTGA
- a CDS encoding efflux RND transporter permease subunit — protein sequence MWLTLFALRNRIGILMLSCAMVVLGVISLQRLPIDLFPQIQVPVAFVGVVYKGAPPLDIEQSVVYPIEKAVSSASNVEHVESFSKQGLGAVQIWFNWGADINVGQMEVMQRVTQILSSLPPGILQPFIVKFDVSNIPVSLVTISGEDLDERALYDLAYNTIAPQIEQIAGVAAATVEGGKIRQINVNLDPALLGARGLSILDVVAAVKTANVILPSGNIKAGNLDYNVFTNSQFKAVEPIQDVIVKVDDRGNPVRIRDVGTVSDSSDIQTNIVRTDGARSVFLRVNKQPQANTVQVVDSLREAIPRLIGIPPGVKLGISFDQSVYIRQAIRNLIEQAMHGSLLAAAVILIFLRNLTSTLIISVSIPLSILVTLVVLDLSGQTLNVFTMGGLALGVGRLVDDSIVELENIQRHLNTASRRWDAVLDAAREVAMPIFASTVTTVVVFLPVFFIVGITRLLLIPLTLTIAIALFTSFFISRTVTPALCYKFLKPEGDALRDMPMWVARIMEWSRDRYAALDQSYETSLQWVLRHRRLFISAVLVIFAGSLALLPRIGTEFLPVSDESQFRIVLRAPVGQRVEKTARQVEEVERVLCENIPAHELETIVSSTGVLTQGRASLFNPNSGPHTSWIQVYLSSPDKRTRNQVEIMNDVRPKVANLFPGVAMYFDPGGLVKRVTSFGSQKAVDVEIYGYDFEQARSVIGRVKEIMERTPGLADIEPSREENYPEVNVIVDREKAALLGVTEADVANTVLFSLNGNGQTDPIIYTDPQNGNEYFISAWLAEEHRKDLTDLENILVPTKSGPPVLLKNVASLRLNAGPVKIDRKSFQRVVHITANPTTRPLGDIAADLESAFASLQLPAGFSVKLAGQIEQQRETFRGLLFASVLALVLVYMVMAAQFKSLVDPFIIMFSVPMGFPGVILMLFLTKTTLSTTSMMGVIMMLGIVVSNGVLLVDYTNVLRRRGRPLREAVTAAARTRLRPILMTSLATVFGLLPMAIGLGTGGETNAPLARAVVGGLSVSTLLTLFLIPTMYVILEERFPRKAEDDQAFSSASV from the coding sequence ATGTGGCTGACCCTGTTCGCGTTGCGCAACCGCATCGGCATCTTGATGCTGTCGTGCGCCATGGTCGTGCTCGGCGTCATCTCGCTCCAGCGGTTGCCCATCGATCTGTTTCCGCAAATTCAAGTCCCCGTGGCGTTCGTCGGCGTCGTCTACAAGGGCGCTCCCCCGCTCGACATCGAGCAAAGCGTCGTGTATCCCATCGAAAAGGCCGTGAGCTCGGCGTCGAACGTCGAACACGTCGAATCCTTCTCCAAACAAGGACTCGGCGCCGTGCAAATCTGGTTCAACTGGGGCGCCGACATCAACGTCGGGCAAATGGAAGTCATGCAGCGCGTCACCCAGATTCTGAGCAGTCTTCCGCCCGGCATTTTGCAGCCGTTCATCGTCAAGTTCGACGTCTCGAACATCCCGGTCTCGCTCGTCACGATCTCCGGCGAGGACCTGGACGAACGCGCGCTCTACGATCTGGCCTATAACACCATCGCCCCGCAGATCGAGCAGATCGCCGGCGTCGCCGCGGCCACGGTGGAGGGGGGAAAAATCCGTCAGATCAACGTCAACCTCGACCCGGCCCTCTTGGGCGCGCGCGGGCTTTCGATTCTCGACGTGGTCGCCGCCGTCAAGACGGCCAACGTGATTCTGCCGTCCGGCAACATCAAGGCCGGCAACCTGGACTACAACGTGTTCACGAATTCGCAGTTCAAGGCCGTCGAGCCGATTCAAGACGTGATCGTGAAGGTCGACGATCGCGGGAACCCGGTCCGCATCCGCGACGTGGGCACGGTGTCGGACTCGTCCGACATTCAAACCAATATCGTCCGAACGGACGGCGCCAGGTCCGTCTTCCTCCGCGTCAACAAACAGCCGCAGGCCAACACCGTCCAGGTGGTCGACTCGCTGCGAGAGGCCATCCCACGATTGATCGGCATCCCGCCGGGCGTGAAACTCGGCATCTCCTTCGATCAATCCGTCTATATTCGACAGGCCATTCGCAATCTGATCGAGCAGGCGATGCACGGTTCGCTGTTGGCCGCGGCCGTCATTTTGATTTTCCTTCGCAACCTGACCAGCACGTTGATCATCTCCGTTTCCATCCCGCTCTCCATTCTGGTCACCCTCGTCGTGCTCGATCTGAGCGGCCAGACGCTCAACGTCTTTACGATGGGCGGCCTCGCGCTGGGAGTCGGCCGTCTCGTCGACGATTCCATCGTCGAGCTCGAAAACATTCAACGGCACCTCAACACCGCGTCTCGGCGTTGGGACGCCGTGTTGGACGCGGCACGGGAAGTGGCGATGCCGATCTTCGCCTCGACTGTCACCACCGTCGTGGTGTTCCTTCCCGTTTTCTTTATCGTGGGCATCACCCGCCTTCTGCTGATTCCGCTCACGCTCACGATCGCCATCGCCCTGTTTACGTCGTTCTTCATTTCCCGCACCGTCACGCCGGCGCTCTGCTACAAATTTCTCAAACCCGAAGGGGACGCGCTTCGCGATATGCCGATGTGGGTTGCGCGGATCATGGAATGGAGCCGCGACCGCTATGCCGCTCTTGACCAAAGCTACGAAACGTCGCTGCAATGGGTCTTGCGGCACCGCCGGCTCTTCATCTCCGCCGTGCTGGTCATCTTCGCCGGTTCCCTTGCGTTGCTGCCGAGAATCGGAACGGAATTTCTTCCGGTATCGGATGAAAGCCAGTTCCGCATCGTATTGCGAGCCCCCGTCGGCCAGCGCGTCGAAAAAACGGCCCGGCAGGTCGAGGAAGTCGAGCGCGTCCTCTGCGAAAACATTCCTGCTCATGAGTTGGAGACGATCGTGTCCAGCACGGGCGTGCTCACGCAGGGGCGCGCGTCCCTCTTCAATCCCAACAGCGGCCCCCACACGTCATGGATCCAAGTCTATCTGTCCTCGCCGGACAAGCGGACCAGAAACCAGGTAGAGATCATGAACGACGTGCGTCCGAAAGTCGCCAATCTGTTTCCCGGCGTGGCCATGTACTTCGATCCCGGCGGCCTCGTCAAACGAGTGACCAGCTTCGGTTCGCAGAAAGCCGTGGACGTCGAGATCTACGGATACGATTTCGAGCAAGCCAGAAGCGTGATCGGCCGCGTCAAGGAGATCATGGAACGGACGCCGGGCCTGGCCGACATCGAACCCAGTCGGGAGGAGAATTATCCGGAGGTCAACGTGATCGTCGATCGCGAAAAGGCGGCGCTCCTCGGCGTCACCGAAGCCGACGTGGCCAACACGGTGCTGTTTTCCTTGAACGGCAACGGACAAACCGATCCCATCATTTATACGGACCCGCAAAACGGCAACGAGTACTTCATCAGCGCGTGGCTGGCCGAGGAGCATCGAAAAGATCTGACCGATCTGGAGAACATCCTCGTGCCCACGAAATCAGGACCGCCCGTCCTGTTGAAAAACGTGGCCTCTCTTCGATTAAACGCCGGCCCCGTCAAGATCGACCGCAAATCGTTTCAGCGCGTGGTCCACATCACGGCGAACCCGACGACCAGACCATTGGGCGACATCGCCGCCGATCTGGAATCGGCGTTCGCCTCCCTCCAACTGCCGGCTGGGTTCAGCGTCAAACTGGCCGGTCAGATCGAGCAGCAGCGGGAGACCTTTCGAGGTCTCCTCTTCGCGAGCGTCCTGGCCCTGGTGCTCGTCTATATGGTCATGGCCGCGCAGTTTAAGTCGCTCGTCGATCCGTTCATCATCATGTTCTCGGTGCCGATGGGCTTTCCCGGCGTCATCCTGATGTTGTTCCTGACGAAGACCACGCTTTCCACGACCTCCATGATGGGCGTCATCATGATGCTCGGCATCGTGGTCTCCAACGGCGTGTTGTTGGTCGATTACACGAACGTGCTACGGCGAAGGGGTCGACCGTTGCGGGAGGCGGTGACCGCGGCCGCTCGGACGCGTCTGAGGCCGATCCTCATGACGTCGCTCGCGACCGTGTTCGGTCTGCTCCCCATGGCGATCGGCCTCGGAACCGGAGGAGAAACGAACGCGCCGCTGGCCCGGGCGGTCGTGGGGGGACTGAGCGTCTCCACGCTCCTGACGCTGTTTCTCATTCCGACGATGTACGTGATCTTGGAAGAACGATTCCCCAGAAAAGCGGAGGACGACCAGGCGTTCTCCTCGGCGTCCGTTTAA
- a CDS encoding SCP2 sterol-binding domain-containing protein yields MTAKEIIDSLPSKLDKEAAEELEAVYQFDLTGAQGGRYQLLVRNGTCEVKEGSHPAPHVTLSMDADDCVKLLKGQLSGMAIAMSGRLQIDGDIGLAMQLKSLFPGIGR; encoded by the coding sequence ATGACGGCCAAAGAAATCATCGACTCGCTTCCCTCGAAGCTCGACAAAGAGGCGGCGGAGGAACTCGAAGCCGTCTATCAGTTCGACCTGACGGGGGCGCAGGGGGGGCGCTATCAGTTGCTCGTGCGCAATGGAACCTGCGAGGTGAAAGAGGGAAGCCATCCGGCTCCGCACGTCACGCTGTCGATGGACGCGGACGATTGCGTCAAACTGCTCAAGGGGCAGCTCAGCGGGATGGCCATCGCCATGTCGGGGAGGCTTCAGATCGACGGGGACATCGGGCTGGCCATGCAGTTGAAGTCGTTGTTTCCGGGGATCGGGCGATAG
- a CDS encoding DUF1499 domain-containing protein, which produces MTTRRLAPCPSSPNCVSTQARDDRHAIAPFRYQKPRGEAKEALKEIIRPLPRARLVEEDEAYLRYEFTSLIFRFVDDVEFLFDDDAKTVHFRSASRTGYGDFGVNRRRMEEIRRLTSGKL; this is translated from the coding sequence ATGACGACGCGCCGGCTTGCTCCCTGTCCCTCCAGCCCCAACTGCGTGTCCACGCAGGCTCGGGACGATCGCCATGCGATCGCCCCGTTTCGGTATCAAAAACCCAGGGGCGAGGCAAAAGAAGCGCTGAAAGAAATCATCCGCCCCTTGCCTCGCGCCCGTCTCGTGGAGGAAGACGAGGCCTATCTGCGCTACGAGTTTACCAGCCTGATCTTTCGGTTCGTCGACGACGTGGAGTTTCTCTTCGACGACGACGCCAAGACCGTTCATTTTCGGTCCGCCTCGCGCACGGGGTACGGCGATTTCGGCGTGAATCGCCGCCGGATGGAAGAAATTCGCCGATTGACGTCCGGGAAGCTCTAG
- a CDS encoding DUF2914 domain-containing protein, which produces MNPPAKTRPLLSKPVMPAVCFLSGVMYDSLTLTRIDRLQDNLVLLLYLVLLGALIVLIGRLGVGPAPASLATLSLPERWLLKSRPYYPMASQFLLGGLFSAYAIFYSRSATLTSTAVFFALLVALLVGNEFLRDRLSNLRLLVTLYAVVCFAFFTFFLPVVTGSMNTGVFLLGAALSAAVTFRVVQLIYRDNSDRSGREAVGVVAPPCAVIGLLVGFYFLNWIPPVPLSLKFGGIYHDVKKVDGRFELAFEGRWYEFWKRSDSTFPAGEPVYCFTAVFAPVDLKTTIYHHWFYRARSDKPFIHADKIPIMVLGGREGGYRAYTFKRRLDPGDWRVDVETEDGRIIGRVPVTVVAPADEQPTIRTILY; this is translated from the coding sequence ATGAATCCGCCGGCGAAGACGCGACCCCTTCTCTCCAAGCCGGTCATGCCGGCGGTGTGTTTTCTGTCCGGGGTGATGTATGATTCTCTGACGCTCACGCGGATCGATCGGCTGCAAGATAACCTCGTGCTGCTTCTCTACCTCGTGCTGCTGGGGGCGCTGATCGTGCTGATCGGTCGGCTGGGCGTCGGGCCGGCTCCGGCGTCGTTGGCGACACTCTCGCTGCCGGAGCGGTGGCTTCTGAAGAGCCGGCCGTACTATCCGATGGCGAGCCAGTTTCTGTTGGGCGGGCTCTTCAGCGCCTATGCGATCTTCTACTCGCGCAGCGCGACGCTGACGAGCACCGCCGTCTTTTTCGCCCTGCTGGTCGCGCTCCTCGTCGGAAACGAATTTCTGCGGGATCGGCTCTCGAACCTTCGCCTGCTCGTGACCTTGTACGCCGTGGTCTGCTTCGCGTTTTTTACGTTCTTCCTGCCCGTCGTGACGGGCTCCATGAATACGGGCGTCTTCCTTCTCGGCGCCGCGCTGAGCGCCGCCGTCACATTCCGCGTCGTGCAATTGATTTATCGCGACAATTCTGATCGATCCGGGCGAGAAGCCGTCGGTGTTGTGGCGCCGCCTTGCGCCGTGATCGGGTTGCTGGTCGGATTTTATTTCCTCAATTGGATTCCCCCCGTGCCACTCTCGCTGAAGTTCGGGGGCATCTATCATGACGTGAAGAAAGTCGATGGCCGTTTCGAACTTGCGTTCGAGGGGCGATGGTATGAATTCTGGAAACGATCCGACTCCACCTTTCCGGCCGGCGAGCCGGTCTATTGCTTCACCGCCGTGTTCGCGCCGGTGGATCTCAAAACTACGATCTATCACCATTGGTTCTACCGGGCGCGTTCCGACAAGCCGTTCATTCATGCCGATAAGATCCCGATCATGGTCTTGGGAGGTCGCGAAGGCGGCTATCGAGCCTACACGTTCAAGCGGCGGCTCGATCCCGGAGACTGGCGCGTGGACGTGGAGACGGAAGACGGCCGAATCATCGGCCGTGTTCCGGTGACAGTGGTCGCACCGGCCGATGAGCAGCCCACCATCCGGACCATCCTTTATTGA
- a CDS encoding type II toxin-antitoxin system RelE family toxin, with the protein MIATSPAGGEPLTRELEGLRTCRVGRFRIVYAVDQSARVIRVMAVGH; encoded by the coding sequence ATGATCGCCACGAGCCCCGCAGGCGGAGAGCCACTTACGCGCGAGCTTGAGGGGCTGCGCACGTGTCGCGTTGGCCGCTTTCGCATTGTCTATGCCGTCGATCAGAGCGCGCGGGTCATTCGTGTGATGGCCGTCGGGCACTGA
- a CDS encoding polyprenyl synthetase family protein, whose translation MTITDYLEAKRLAVDQFLDQVTPPAVTPPATLHESMRYSLMAGGKRIRPILTVAAAEAVGGDAPGLMAVACSLELIHTYSLIHDDLPSMDNDDYRRGKPTNHKVYGEAIAILTGDALLTMAFDWISRPDLMKGCDSARQVRLIQELAHGAGNRGMVGGQVLDIQAENRDIDLPALQTIHKHKTGMLIRAAVRMGAIAAGATDRQLDDLTGYAEDIGLAFQIADDVLNVTGTREELGKNPNTDAERGKKTYPAFYGVDGARRLADDCVERAIGRLSSFGPTADPLREIARYITARKH comes from the coding sequence ATGACCATCACCGACTATCTTGAAGCCAAACGGCTGGCCGTTGATCAATTTCTCGATCAAGTGACGCCACCAGCCGTCACGCCGCCGGCCACGCTCCATGAGAGCATGCGCTATAGCCTCATGGCGGGCGGCAAACGGATTCGACCGATTTTGACCGTCGCCGCGGCCGAGGCGGTCGGCGGCGATGCGCCGGGGCTGATGGCCGTCGCCTGTTCGCTCGAATTGATCCATACCTATTCGCTCATCCACGACGACCTCCCGTCGATGGACAACGATGACTACCGGCGCGGCAAGCCGACGAACCACAAGGTCTATGGCGAGGCCATCGCGATTCTCACGGGCGACGCGCTGCTCACCATGGCCTTTGACTGGATCAGCCGTCCAGACCTCATGAAGGGCTGCGATTCGGCGAGGCAAGTACGGCTGATCCAAGAACTGGCCCATGGCGCCGGCAACCGGGGCATGGTGGGAGGTCAAGTCCTTGACATCCAGGCCGAGAACCGGGACATCGATCTGCCGGCCTTGCAAACGATCCACAAGCACAAGACCGGCATGTTGATCCGCGCGGCGGTCCGGATGGGGGCGATCGCCGCCGGGGCGACCGACCGGCAGCTCGATGACCTGACCGGCTACGCCGAGGACATCGGCCTGGCCTTTCAGATCGCCGACGATGTGCTGAACGTCACCGGCACGCGCGAAGAGTTGGGCAAGAATCCGAATACCGACGCGGAACGGGGAAAGAAAACCTACCCCGCGTTTTACGGCGTGGATGGCGCCAGACGATTGGCGGACGACTGTGTGGAGCGGGCCATCGGGCGGCTTTCGTCCTTTGGGCCGACCGCCGATCCGCTCCGCGAGATCGCCCGCTACATCACCGCTCGCAAACACTAG
- the hpnA gene encoding hopanoid-associated sugar epimerase, translated as MNALVTGATGFVGGAVARALVRAGYEVRVLTRPHADLRNLDRLPVKRVVGDLRDPASLRAALRGCRHLYHVAAHYALWAKNPSIFYEVNVTGTVNLLEAARDVGTERIVYCSTIGAIGLPPDGGLGTEETPVSLSQMAGHYKRSKYLAEREVLRLAKEGLPVVIVNPSAPVGAGDVKPTPTGQIIVDFMKGRMPAYIETGMNIVDVDDVAQGHLLAMQKGRVGERYILGGKNLLLREVFEILSTVTGVKAPRLKLPRLAVLPLAYVNHWVANMTGIPPRIPLEGVKMAKYMMHYDCSKAIRELGIPQTPPEVAIEKAVRWFKAHGYV; from the coding sequence ATGAACGCTCTCGTCACCGGCGCAACAGGGTTTGTAGGGGGCGCGGTGGCTCGCGCGCTCGTGCGAGCCGGCTACGAAGTCCGGGTATTGACCAGACCCCACGCTGACTTGCGCAATCTCGATCGGCTGCCGGTCAAACGAGTTGTCGGCGATCTGCGCGATCCCGCCTCGCTCCGAGCGGCGCTTAGGGGCTGTCGCCATCTCTACCATGTCGCGGCCCACTATGCGCTCTGGGCCAAGAACCCCTCCATCTTTTACGAAGTCAACGTGACCGGTACCGTCAATCTCCTGGAGGCAGCCCGCGACGTCGGCACGGAGCGCATCGTCTATTGCAGCACGATCGGGGCCATCGGCTTGCCTCCGGACGGAGGGCTGGGCACCGAGGAGACGCCCGTGTCGCTTTCGCAAATGGCGGGACATTACAAACGATCAAAGTATCTCGCCGAGCGGGAAGTCCTGCGTCTCGCCAAGGAGGGGCTGCCGGTCGTGATCGTCAATCCGAGCGCGCCGGTTGGAGCGGGGGACGTAAAACCGACCCCGACCGGGCAAATCATCGTCGATTTCATGAAGGGCCGCATGCCGGCCTACATCGAGACGGGCATGAACATCGTGGACGTGGACGATGTGGCGCAAGGCCACTTGTTAGCCATGCAAAAGGGGCGGGTCGGCGAACGGTACATCCTGGGCGGCAAGAATCTCCTGCTGCGCGAGGTGTTCGAGATTCTGAGCACCGTGACAGGCGTGAAGGCCCCGCGGCTCAAGTTGCCGCGCCTGGCGGTGCTGCCCCTGGCTTACGTCAATCATTGGGTCGCCAACATGACCGGCATCCCGCCGCGGATTCCGCTCGAAGGGGTCAAGATGGCCAAGTACATGATGCACTATGACTGTTCCAAGGCGATTCGCGAACTCGGCATCCCCCAGACCCCTCCCGAAGTCGCGATCGAAAAGGCCGTGCGGTGGTTCAAAGCCCACGGCTACGTGTGA